One window from the genome of Rufibacter tibetensis encodes:
- the kbl gene encoding glycine C-acetyltransferase: MYETLKPDLEQQLADIKANGLYKSERIITTPQHAEIQTQQSGEVLNFCANNYLGLSSHPAVLEAAKRTLDTHGYGMSSVRFICGTQDIHKQLEQKLAEFLGTEDTILYAAAFDANGGVFEPLFDEQSAIISDALNHASIIDGIRLCKAQRFRYEHNNMADLEAKLQEAQGAKHRIIVTDGSFSMDGTIAQLDKICDLADQYKALVLVDESHSSGFIGKTGRGTHEYHNVMGRVDIITGTLGKALGGAMGGFTTGRKEIIDMLRQRSRPYLFSNSLAPGIVGGSLAVLDLLSSTTELRDRLEWNTKYFREKMTAAGFDIRPGVHPIVPVMLYEAQLAQEFAARMLERGIYVIGFYYPVVAKGAARIRVQLSADHTQEHLDQAIQAFTEVGRELGVLKG; the protein is encoded by the coding sequence ATGTACGAAACCTTAAAACCAGATTTAGAACAGCAGTTAGCCGATATTAAGGCCAACGGCTTATATAAAAGCGAACGAATCATCACCACGCCCCAGCACGCCGAGATCCAAACCCAGCAATCTGGCGAGGTCCTGAACTTCTGTGCGAACAACTACCTGGGCCTTTCCTCGCACCCTGCCGTGCTGGAAGCCGCCAAACGCACCCTGGACACCCACGGCTACGGCATGAGCTCCGTACGGTTCATCTGCGGTACCCAAGATATTCACAAACAGCTGGAACAAAAACTAGCTGAGTTCTTAGGCACGGAAGACACCATTCTGTACGCGGCTGCTTTTGATGCCAACGGCGGTGTGTTTGAGCCTTTGTTTGATGAACAATCTGCCATTATCTCTGATGCCCTGAACCACGCTTCTATCATTGACGGCATCAGGTTGTGCAAGGCGCAGCGCTTCCGCTACGAGCACAACAACATGGCCGACCTGGAAGCTAAACTGCAGGAAGCCCAGGGCGCGAAGCACCGCATCATTGTCACAGATGGTTCTTTCTCCATGGACGGCACAATTGCGCAGCTGGACAAAATCTGTGACCTGGCTGATCAATATAAAGCGTTGGTGTTGGTAGATGAATCACACTCCAGCGGATTTATTGGCAAGACTGGCCGCGGTACGCATGAGTACCACAACGTGATGGGCCGCGTGGATATCATCACCGGAACCTTGGGCAAGGCTTTGGGCGGTGCCATGGGTGGTTTCACGACCGGCCGCAAAGAGATTATTGACATGCTGCGGCAGCGTTCACGTCCGTACCTGTTCTCTAACTCCCTGGCTCCGGGCATTGTAGGTGGTTCCTTAGCTGTTCTGGACTTGCTGAGTTCAACCACAGAACTGCGCGACCGTTTGGAGTGGAATACTAAATACTTCAGAGAGAAGATGACCGCGGCTGGTTTTGACATTCGTCCGGGAGTGCACCCTATTGTGCCGGTTATGCTCTATGAAGCCCAACTAGCGCAGGAGTTTGCGGCCAGAATGCTGGAAAGAGGCATTTACGTAATTGGCTTCTATTACCCAGTGGTAGCCAAAGGCGCAGCCCGTATAAGGGTACAACTTTCCGCGGATCATACCCAGGAACATTTAGACCAAGCCATCCAAGCCTTCACAGAAGTGGGCAGAGAATTAGGGGTTTTAAAGGGGTAA